GGCTGACTCTCATTCCCCTGCGTGGTCAGATAGATGTCAAGTTGTGGGGACTACTCACCCTCTTGGGGAGAATGCTCCCTAAAACTCTCACCAGATAGTGAATGCCCCCTTCCACACCCCCTCTAGCCCTTTACAAAGAAGGAGGTCATCGGCTTTGTCATCGGCTCGGTCTCCAGTGTGCTGTACCTGCTCTCAAGGCTGCCTCAGATCCGCACCAATGTGAGCTTTCGGTAGGGGTGTGGGCCACGTGGAAGGAGGGCTGGCAGGCTAAGCAGTGGTGTGGTGCAGGAATGTTTGTTCAGAAGCTGTCGACCACATCAGCTGTTGATGTGGGCAAAGTCACCCAGCTGCCAAGTTGGCCCCATGACACGTGCTGCCGATGGGTGCATGAGGCTGTGTCTCAGTAACATTGGAGGTTGTACGAGGGAGAGTGGACAGGAGGTGATGAGGACCCCAACTGGAGGCTTGCCTGGCAGGAGGAATCCGTGAAGGTTACAGAGCCAGgggccaggaggcagaggcagctatgATGTCTGAGGTCCTGGAAGAAGTGCTTGGAGTTGGGATTTGGAGTTGGGCACTGGATAGGGCTGTTTTGGGTGCCAGACCCATGCTGAGCAATGGGCACACAATGAAAAACCAGCTCAGCATATGTACCACACAGGGCACACACACGGACAGTTACAATCCAGAGTGATAAGAGCCTCTCTAGTTTTGGGGACagggctgtctctctctctaagacTGACCCCTAGCTGGCTATATAGTCtaagcttggccttgaactcatgaccctcctgccttagcctcccaagtgctctggTATTGTAGATAAGCGCCCTCTTTGAGATCTCTGATAtcacctccctccacccccagttCCTACGGCAGTCAACCCAAGGCATTTCCTACTCACTGTTTGCGTTGGTGATGCTGGGGAACACACTGTACGGGCTGAGTGTGCTGCTCAAGAACCCTGAGGTGGGCCAGAGCGAAGGCAGCTACCTGCTGCACCACCTGCCCTGGCTCGTGGGTAGCCTGGGTGTGCTGCTGCTGGACACCATTGTATCCTTTAAGTGCGATGTTGGCAAAGTCATGTGGGCAAGGCAGTCTCTGCTTTAGTGTGCATATCCCTGCCAGTGCACCCTCTGTGCGTCGTCTGCCAGTCCATCCGTCCATTATGTATTCATCCACCTGTCCGTTCACCGACCCATCCTTCCATCTACAAGCCAGCCTTTCCTCCATCCTCCATTCACGCGTTTCCAACATCATCCACCATTCATTCATCTGTCCATtcaccccccacccactcacctgtctacctctccatccctccatccacccCTCCATCCACCCCTCCATCcatcatccctccatccctccctccatccctccctccctccatccctccctccatccatccctccctccatccatccacccatccctccatccatccctccatccatccctccctccatccatccatccatccatcccatccctccatccatccctccctccatccaNNNNNNNNNNNNNNNNNNNNNNNNNNNNNNNNNNNNNNNNNNNNNNNNNNNNNNNNNNNNNNNNNNNNNNNNNNNNNNNNNNNNNNNNNNNNNNNNNNNNNNNNNNNNNNNNNNNNNNNNNNNNNNNNNNNNNNNNNNNNNNNNNNNNNNNNNNNNNNNNNNNNNNNNNNNNNNNNNNNNNNNNNNNNNNNNNNNNNNNNNNNNNNNNNNNNNNNNNNNNNNNNNNNNNNNNNNNNNNNNNNNNNNNNNNNNNNNNNNNNNNNNNNNNNNNNNNNNNNNNNNNNNNNNNNNNNNNNNNNNNNNNNNNNNNNNNNNNNNNNNNNNNNNNNNNNNNNNNNNNNNNNNNNNNNNNNNNNNNNNNNNNNNNNNNNNNNNNNNNNNNNNNNNNNNNNNNNNNNNNNNNNNNNNNNNNNNNNNNNNNNNNNNNNNNNNNNNNNNNNNNNNNNNNNNNNNNNNNNNNNNNNNNNNNNNNNNNNNNNNNNNNNNNNNNNNNNNNNNNNNNNNNNNNNNNNNNNNNNNNNNNNNNNNNNNNNNNNNNNNNNNNNNNNNNNNNNNNNNNNNNNNNNNNNNNNNNNNNNNNNNNNNNNNNNNNNNNNNNNNNNNNNNNNNNNNNNNNNNNNNNNNNNNNNNNNNNNNNNNNNNNNNNNNNNNNNNNNNNNNNNNNNNNNNNNNNNNNNNNNNNNNNNNNNNNNNNNNNNNNNNNNNNNNNNNNNNNNNNNNNNNNNNNNNNNNNNNNNNNNNNNNNNNNNNNNNNNNNNNNNNNNNNNNNNNNNNNNNNNNNNNNNNNNNNNNNNNNNNNNNNNNNNNNNNNNNNNNNNNNNNNNNNNNNNNNNNNNNNNNNNNNNNNNNNNNNNNNNNNNNNNNNNNNNNNNNNNNNNNNNNNNNNNNNNNNNNNNNNNNNNNNNNNNNNNNNNNNNNNNNNNNNNNNNNNNNNNNNNNNNNNNNNNNNNNNNNNNNNNNNNNNNNNNNNNNNNNNNNNNNNNNNNNNNNNNNNNNNNNNNNNNNNNNNNNNNNNNNNNNNNNNNNNNNNNNNNNNNNNNNNNNNNNNNNNNNNNNNNNNNNNNNNNNNNNNNNNNNNNNNNNNNNNNNNNNNNNNNNNNNNNNNNNNNNNNNNNNNNNNNNNNNNNNNNNNNNNNNNNNNNNNNNNNNNNNNNNNNNNNNNNNNNNNNNNNNNNNNNNNNNNNNNNNNNNNNNNNNNNNNNNNNNNNNNNNNNNNNNNNNNNNNNNNNNNNNNNNNNNNNNNNNNNNNNNNNNNNNNNNNNNNNNNNNNNNNNNNNNNNNNNNNNNNNNNNNNNNNNNNNNNNNNNNNNNNNNNNNNNNNNNNNNNNNNNNNNNNNNNNNNNNNNNNNNNNNNNNNNNNNNNNNNNNNNNNNNNNNNNNNNNNNNNNNNNNNNNNNNNNNNNNNNNNNNNNNNNNNNNNNNNNNNNNNNNNNNNNNNNNNNNNNNNNNNNNNNNNNNNNNNNNNNNNNNNNNNNNNNNNNNNNNNNNNNNNNNNNNNNNNNNNNNNNNNNNNNNNNNNNNNNNNNNNNNNNNNNNNNNNNNNNNNNNNNNNNNNNNNNNNNNNNNNNNNNNNNNNNNNNNNNNNNNNNNNNNNNNNNNNNNNNNNNNNNNNNNNNNNNNNNNNNNNNNNNNNNNNNNNNNNNNNNNNNNNNNNNNNNNNNNNNNNNNNNNNNNNNNNNNNNNNNNNNNNNNNNNNNNNNNNNNNNNNNNNNNNNNNNNNNNNNNNNNNNNNNNNNNNNNNNNNNNNNNNNNNNNNNNNNNNNNNNNNNNNNNNNNNNNNNNNNNNNNNNNNNNNNNNNNNNNNNNNNNNNNNNNNNNNNNNNNNNNNNNNNNNNNNNNNNNNNNNNNNNNNNNNNNNNNNNNNNNNNNNNNNNNNNNNNNNNNNNNNNNNNNNNNNNNNNNNNNNNNNNNNNNNNNNNNNNNNNNNNNNNNNNNNNNNNNNNNNNNNNNNNNNNNNNNNNNNNNNNNNNNNNNNNNNNNNNNNNNNNNNNNNNNNNNNNNNNNNNNNNNNNNNNNNNNNNNNNNNNNNNNNNNNNNNNNNNNNNNNNNNNNNNNNNNNNNNNNNNNNNNNNNNNNNNNNNNNNNNNNNNNNNNNNNNNNNNNNNNNNNNNNNNNNNNNNNNNNNNNNNNNNNNNNNNNNNNNNNNNNNNNNNNNNNNNNNNtccatccctccctccctccatccctccctccctccctccatccctccctccatccctccatccctccatccctccctccctccctccatcctccatccctccctccatccctccctccatccctccatccctccatccctccctccctccctccatccatccatccatccctccatccatccatccatccctccctccatccatccctccatctgcAGCCTAGACTTTCACATTATGTTTACCCCTCCAACCTCATCCGTCCgcccactcacccacccatccattctTCCATCTGTTCATTTATCTACCCATCCAACTTCCATCTatgcatccatccacccactcattcaacttccatttatccatccatccatctgtatCCATCAGTCCATCATGTCGTCAAGATTATGCACTGCTTGTGTGTATCAGGCACCTAGCCAGAACCAGCACCCTCAATGAACAAGGACAGAAAGCACCAGAGCTAGTTACTTCACTTCAGGGGTACCAAGCACTGCAGAGAAAGACAGCAGGGGTGCTGTCCTGGTTTGGGGCAAACAGAGGCCTCAGTGGGTATCATCTCACCTGGGTCAGGGGAGAAGTGATTCAGGCAAGAGCAGGGGAGCAGAGTCCAGCTGCAGCCTGAGGAGTAGAAAAGTCAGTGTGCACCCATGCATTGGAGACAAGTAGTAGCTCGTGAAGACAAGGGTGAGTGGGCTCAGATCCTGACCTCCACCGCTTCCTCACTGAGTGACACAGAGTAAGCGGTCAGTCCCTCAGTGTCTCTCTCCTGTCATCTGAGTTCACAGTCACTGTCTCACCAGGGTAACAGCTGAGGCGTCAGTGTCTGAACATCTTCAGCGAGTGCTCTGTCCATGTTTGCCAAGTGACTCAACTGGTTATTATTTGGGTCCCACTTGGCAGAAAGTAACCATGGCCCTTGTTTCAACATTTGCTAAGTCCCCCATGGGATGGAGTGAGAGAGAAAAGCCCAAAGTGGCCAGGCTTTTAGTGTTACAGAGAGGAAAGCAGGGTCTTCTTGCAGGGTTCCTGATGGCTGAGCTGGGAGATCAGGATGGCTCTCAGGGTGGTGGGAGAACAAGGGTAAGGCTGGGAGGTCCTGGCTGGACTCTGTCACCTGCAGAGCTGGGAAGAGGGGTAGGAGCATCTCAACCCAGTGTTTCTGCTGTGGCCTTAACGCCACCCTCAGATCTCTATCCAGTTTCTGGTGTACAGGAGCCAGGCCACTGCTGCCGCCTCAGAGACAGAGCCCCTCCTCCCAAGCTGACCTGTGTCCCGGATGATGGGAACCTCAGCTGCCATCCCAGGAAGGGCAAGGTGTGGGCTGTGATACTGCCACCATCGCTGGACTGGGCCTAGGATGCGGCCTGAGGGAGGCCTGGAACTCTGGGCCTGGTTGCCTCCCCTCCATGCCCGGCCTTTAAACAAGACTGGAGTTGGATCATGCTATGCTGGTACATACCTCTCAGGCGTAAGACAGCTGCCCGAGGGGCCTACAGGGAACACAAAGCTGTGGCCACCTCCCATCCACCTACCTCAGTCTACCTGTGTACCCCAGGCTACATCATAGCCAGGGGACTCAGGGTTGTCCCCCTGACTGGACACAACCTAGTAAATGATATCTTCCAGCTGGGCCTGTCTCTGCCACTCCTTCCCATGGTGCTTGGGGGTCTGGGCAGGGACCCAGGGTAAGTCCAGACTGGTGGGGGAACCATGCCCAGCATCCATGGACCCTAACTTTGtaacttttctctctgtgtcctcttgtAGACAGGCCCTACCCTGGTGGTGGGACATGCCAGCAATGGGGGACACACCACTGGGTTCTCTGACCCTGGGGCTCAGGAAGAGGCAGGTAACTAAGTGGGGTTTGCTTGGACACCCCCAGAGGCTTGGCATGACCATGGTACTGCTTCCTGCATCCTCTCCAGGGTTATAGAAGGTGTGGTGGGTAGCCCAAAGAGAGGCATGTGGTCAGGTGTCAGAACTCAGCGAAGGTCACCTTGGAGGTAGAGAAGAGGGACAGACTCCTCTATTTTGGATGCTTGCTCTAGTGCTCCAAGTACAGGTCACAGAAGGTGGCCTGCAGAGCTTGGTTATATTCGCCAGGTCTGGTGAGTGGTTCATGGACTTCAGGGTCTCCTGTCTGCCTCAGCCACTGGTGAGCCTTGTGACTTGGGCCAACTCCCTAAGACTGGTGTCCTCCTGAAGAAGATGGTGACTAGAAGCATAGGTGGAGGACAGTAGGAGATGGGGCACAGGGTGATGAAGCCAGAAAGAAAGGGTGGCTTCTGCTCACTGTTCCACCTTCCTGTGGGCCATCGCCTTCTGGTGACTTGGGGGCAGAGAACTAGCTACCTTTCCTGTTAGCCCCAGCTCATTCGTATATATTATTTTAGGTCCAGAAAGCCAGATGCAGGGCCAGAGGCCACCtgacagggacagacagagggCAGACACCTCTGAGTGCTCTTTTAGCTCTCTGCCTGCAGCTGTAGACCCAGACAAGTCATGGGGCGCTCCCAGCCCGCTGCTGGTGTCAGGTGCTCTTTTCAGCTGGATGTCTAGCTGGCTCCATCCCATCTCGGGATCTGGCTGGCTCCTACTTTCCTAGAGTTGAATGGCACCTTTCCAAGCCTGAAGGTCTGGGGTCTCAGTGTGGCACACGACCCCAAGTACAGTCTGAACTGAAGCTGTGTGGGCaggagaaaatgaaatgacaGTCCTGTCCCCTGAGAAGCCTTCAGCAGGGGTGACATCCCTTCGTGGGGGAGATGTGCTTTGCCTGTGGGGAATGCCTGTCTGACAGGAGGTGTAGTGTCTACACAGGGACAGTCAGTCTGCAGTTTATCTAACCCCAATCCCTCCTCTATTTTGGAGGCTTGCTCCAGTGCTCCAAGTACAGGTCACAGAAGGTGGCCTGCAGAGCTTGGTTATATTCGCCAGATCTAGTGAGTGGTTCATGGACTTCAGGGTCTCCTGTCTGCCTCAGCCACTGGTGAGCCTTGTGACTTGGGCCAACTCCCTAAGCCTGGTGTCCTCCACTTCAACACTGAAAACAGTGTTATTGACCTTAGAAGCTATTTATGCTGACTGGATGAGATGCACTTTTGGGTTTATGTCCTGGCGTCTGTCAGTCACATGGGTGAAGAAATGGTAACTATATTAGTGTCCCCATCCCAGGGAGTTTAGCCATCTCACTTCTCAGGCTCCTGCGGGATAGCCAGTTTGACTAGCAGGACCCTCCTGTGATGGTGCCCCAGCTGGCTTCCCTTTATTCTCCCTTGTCCACACCTCTTGCTGCGTGTTACAGGTCAAGGAGTGGTGGGATGCCCATCTTGATGTGGTCTGAAGGTACAGCAGGCTCCTCAGATCTTTCCTCAGGCCTCATGTGTGGGCATTTTGGTTCCAGTCCAGGCTCAGCCACAGAAATGGAAATATAACTGCTAGGATGGTCTCCATCAAGCCACTCAAAGGAGGGGAGGCTGGACCATGTGCCTACAAAGACTcctcctgaagggaccagctccccattttggcagccatgacagtaacacgtgcttgccatgaccttgccttggtcactaaaaggtcagatgcctgccttgtggcaaggaaccaatcagaagttagctagcggtgctatgctttacggctctgggtgtgctttagacaagtgcacagcaatgacatgcagagcatagcaaccaccctgggagggcctatgggccataacaaccagttgaccaatcaacacagggcaaaccctccaagactggagccacaccaatcctgagcctgtgcgtacccctagacactccccttatgctgccctacaagatctctatgcagcctgttcgagctgtcttttctagccatccgccatggtgggtggatgaaagacccgagctaacatggggttagctcgttaaacaacaataaagcctcgtgcagtttgcatcaagctttcgaatccgcctggtgattggggtgaccacggtcctggtctgagatcctggaggcctgagttttccgggggtcttacagtgtATGGGCATTTTGGTTCCAGTCCAGGCTCAGCCACAGAAATGGAAATATATCTGCTAGGATGGTCTCCCTCAAGCCACTCAAAGGAGGGGAGGCTGGACCATGTGCCTGCAAAGACTCCTATAATGTCAGAtagtagcatgtgtgtgtgtgtgtgtgtgtgtgtgtgtgtgtgtgtgtgtgtgtgtatttatttatttgtttgtttttgaggcagagtcctaTAGCTCACATCAGCTCCCAAGCAAGGATTCTCATTGGTTATTTATCAGacttgggtttttctttcttccccccctCACTACAGCTAGCACAGTATGTCTTCCAgatctcctcttctcctggagGGGGGTCCCAAATcgcccttctcctctccttctaaATTGGGCTTCAGGGACTACTTTCCCCTAGCCTGTCTCCCAGCCTGAGAATAGGCTACCCCGCTTCCACACCCCAGACAACTGGGCAAAGACATCTGTCTCCACATCACCATGTCTCCAGGATACAGTAGATGCTCAATTAAACATCCAAGACACTGTCTAGAGACTCAGGCAGTGGGGGAGACTAACTTGTCACTAGCAACCGTCCTTGGCATGGTCCGCATGGCGACCGTTGCTGCTAGACAAAGTGCCAGCATTCCAACTTTGCGGGTcacatttctccagcacctttacttttgcttttattggttCTCACTATGCCTTCCCCTTTGGGAAGTTTTGTGCTGATTTGGCGAAGGATGAAATGTGTAAAATGATAGCCtttctaaacaaaataattctttggggAAAATATCCCCACTACCTTGGAACCAGGGGCGTGACAACTCTGCCTACTCCCATACAAGTTAACACCAAGCTGCTAGAAAATTCAGATAAGTTACATATGCTTCATAGTTGATAATCAAGATTTATAAGTTCCTAAGGCCTGCTCAGGTTCACAGTAATATTTGTCTAGCTTCATCTTTGCTCATTTTTAAGCTTTAGTTAATTGGATAAATCAAGCCATTTAAGAAActgcaattttttattttattttttaatttatttccctgtgtagctctgactgtcctggaactcactctgtagaccaggctggcctcaaactcacagagctcctcttgcctctgcctgcagcgatgagattaaaggtgtacgccaccactgcccattgaAACTGCAATATTCTATAATGGAGTGTCTGACCACCCAAGAAAGTCCTTTTCCCAAGGTCAGGCATTTAGACAAGTCCCCATTTCCTCAGGGGCTTGAAAGTTCCTGCTTGctaaaaaagggagaaaaaggtcTCTGGCAAGAGGAACTTGTGGCCCTTCCATTAACATATGACTGGTGCCTGCTATCAAGATCAATGCTAGTTTCCTCAACCCCTGAGATtaagccacaccccagctcacaTGCCTCCTTTCTCCCATGTACTCCTATGTGCAACTATACAGTTTAAAAGGTGTATtcttagctgggtgttggtggtgcacacctttaatcccagcactcgagaggcagaggcaggcgaatctctgtgagttcgaggccagcctggtctccagagcgagtaccaggataggctccaaagctacacagagaaaccctgtctcagaaaaaaaaaaaaaaaaaaaaaacacccccccaaaaaaaggtgtATTCTTTTTCAATAAACTCACGCAGATGGtgtctgtctcttcttttccCCTCGAAGACTCCACGTGtcctctttgggacctgaacAGCATCACCCACCCCCAAAGAAGCAGGTCTGTAGCATATCTTAAACATcgtgaggccagcctagactgcacaagaccctgtcttaaaaacaagaacCTAGAAATAGCGAGTGCAAATAAGGCACCAAAACATAgcaatttaaataatttcaaaggGTTTCGAGAGTTTATGTAAGATGCTTACATTctgaatttcatgtttttaaaagtaattattgaAAACTAAGCTTgattgggctggagaaatggctcagtggttaagagcatatccTGTTCCTTCAGTGAACCTGTGTTTGATTCTCAGGCAGcacaaaactgcctgtaactccagatctgatactcctctgcctcccacccaggaataaataaagtttttgttttgttttgttttttaaaaaagaaagaaaaccaagtttggtggcataggccttttcatctcagcactggggaggttgagCACAAGTTGAACATCAGCTTGGACTACAGAAGTCCCACAAAAGACCACCATCCATGCATGCCGTCAGCAAGAACATTTATTTGTTATCTCTAGAAGGAACCAGCGCGCTGGGATGTGCATCCAACACAAAGGCAAAAATGGCAAACGGCGAAGCCCAAGAAAAGGTTGCAGGCTCTTTTCATATACAACTAAGGGAATTCTAAAAGTAGTGTATCATTCTATGTATGATTGGTTTACAAAGTGAAAATCACATTAGTACGTTTCTAGTTGGTTAGGGCTAGCAGGGGTGGGCTAAGTCTATGGCTTTTCCATTCTTGGACAAGTCCCAGGCTTTGTCCTTATGTAGTTATTGCCTTGAGGTAGCTGGAGGGTGGGGTTGAGGATGGGGTTGGTCCCTGCAATTAGTACCTGCAATTCTCTTCCTTATGGGGAGAGATGGGTGGTGATTGATTGCCCTTTGTTCCTGTCTTCCTCAGAATTTCAGGAGGCTGGAACTGAGGCCAAATTCTTAATTATTAGGGGCCTGTCATGATATTTGCCTGGCCCTCTCACAAAGCAAGCAGagtaaaggaaacacaaattaaaacttaGCTGTAGagcaagaaagaacaaacagaaccaACTAGTTTGTTCTAGGGAACTGTCCACAtgtcccaggctgaccttgaactctggaggtagccaaggatgatcctcctgcctctgcccaccaagtgctgggattccaggcttaccccaccacacctgactttgcAATCTATCTTTGGGGTATCTTGATTATAGAGGGTTCTACCCTTCAAGGAGCAGGCTCAGGTAATCAAGATTTTGACCCCTAGCTACTCATGTTGTGTTGCATAGACAGCTCCAGGTCCCAAAGAGAGAGAACCCATACTGTAAAAATTGCCCCTCAGTGAAATGTGTCATCCTAATCCACAAGTGGGAACCCCACACAGATGTCCCTCCCATTAAGTCCTAAACAACTAGCTTGGTATAGTGGCCCATGCCgtgaatcccagcatttggaaggcagaggcaggaggagctctgagttcaaggccatcctggtctacaaaaaagtgccaggccagcctggtgtacttagttccaggacagccccatCCTCACATATACATTTTGTTACATAATGTAACAAAATAACAAGTAGGACATGTTAGTTCAtgctgtgcctttaatcccaacactcagagggagagtgatctctgtgagttcaagaatagcctggtctacaaagtgag
This DNA window, taken from Cricetulus griseus strain 17A/GY chromosome 2, alternate assembly CriGri-PICRH-1.0, whole genome shotgun sequence, encodes the following:
- the Slc66a1 gene encoding lysosomal amino acid transporter 1 homolog isoform X2, translated to MMLTLYFHYKFKNRSSPLSAPINSVLLFILGTVCITPLLRVADPVAVSREGFRGRTLLSVEPGNKPFTKKEVIGFVIGSVSSVLYLLSRLPQIRTNFLRQSTQGISYSLFALVMLGNTLYGLSVLLKNPEVGQSEGSYLLHHLPWLVGSLGVLLLDTIISIQFLVYRSQATAAASETEPLLPS